Proteins found in one Methylobacterium sp. CB376 genomic segment:
- a CDS encoding TetR-like C-terminal domain-containing protein, which yields MSTSRRGGAAPYHHGDLRRALLAAARALLEAGGPEAVTLREAARTAYVSHNAPYRHFASRDALLAALAAEGFVALAERLRDARARAASEPLPALGRAYLGFAEKERARFRLMFGGSLERAAHPALAAGAAEAFGVLRDSVASGTPPERVGPAAIHAWGLVHGLATLVADGQIGREEADAALGRGAGPG from the coding sequence TTGTCAACATCGCGGCGGGGCGGGGCGGCGCCCTATCACCACGGCGACCTGCGCCGGGCCCTGCTGGCGGCGGCGCGGGCGCTCCTTGAGGCGGGCGGTCCGGAGGCGGTGACGCTTCGCGAGGCGGCCCGGACGGCGTACGTGTCGCACAACGCGCCCTATCGCCACTTCGCGAGTCGGGACGCGCTGCTGGCCGCGCTGGCGGCCGAAGGGTTCGTCGCCCTGGCTGAGCGGCTGCGCGACGCCCGGGCGCGCGCCGCCTCCGAGCCACTCCCGGCGCTGGGCCGCGCCTATCTGGGCTTCGCCGAGAAGGAGCGGGCGCGGTTCCGCCTGATGTTCGGCGGCTCCCTGGAGCGCGCCGCGCATCCCGCCCTCGCGGCCGGGGCGGCGGAGGCGTTCGGGGTGCTGCGCGATTCGGTGGCGTCGGGCACCCCGCCGGAGCGGGTCGGCCCCGCGGCGATCCACGCCTGGGGCTTGGTGCACGGCCTCGCGACGCTGGTGGCGGACGGCCAGATCGGCCGGGAGGAGGCGGATGCGGCGCTCGGGCGGGGCGCGGGGCCGGGCTGA
- a CDS encoding alpha/beta hydrolase, giving the protein MPDVPILSPRPTRRGLLRLGAAALAAPALGGCLAEGLVTGAGPVPERQSALGVSPVLLVATTRRPAADPKAPPYFTEERGAGLAFAELRLSGPDRSLVGKVAAAVSGDWSIASAPRIETGPNAATAFADATLGRDVLLYVHGYRESFESAAISAARLSDGIRFRGVSGLFTWPSAGSTLDYGYDRESALWSRDALEDLLRALSGPLGGGRVHVVAHSMGTLITLETLRMLRADAGEAAIGRIGAVVLAAPDIDIDLFTKGVERLGPDAARITVISSTHDRALAVSGSLAGGVPRAGAVDRARLEALGVRVADASDYGGGLINHDLFLSNPEVQQVVKRAVARAGSAA; this is encoded by the coding sequence GTGCCTGACGTCCCGATCCTATCCCCGCGGCCGACCCGGCGCGGCCTGCTGCGGCTCGGCGCCGCCGCGCTCGCTGCGCCCGCCCTCGGCGGCTGCCTCGCCGAGGGTCTCGTCACCGGGGCGGGACCGGTGCCGGAGCGGCAATCGGCCCTCGGGGTCAGCCCGGTCCTCCTCGTCGCGACGACCCGGCGCCCCGCCGCCGACCCGAAGGCGCCGCCCTACTTCACCGAGGAGCGCGGGGCCGGCCTCGCCTTCGCGGAGCTGCGCCTGTCGGGACCGGACCGGTCGCTGGTCGGCAAGGTCGCGGCCGCGGTGAGCGGCGACTGGTCGATCGCCTCCGCCCCGCGCATCGAGACCGGGCCGAACGCCGCCACGGCCTTCGCGGATGCCACGCTGGGCCGGGACGTGCTGCTCTACGTGCACGGCTACCGGGAATCCTTCGAATCCGCCGCGATCAGCGCGGCGCGGCTGTCGGACGGCATCCGCTTCCGCGGGGTCTCGGGCCTGTTCACCTGGCCCTCGGCCGGCTCGACCCTCGATTACGGCTACGACCGCGAGAGCGCGCTGTGGTCGCGGGACGCGCTGGAGGACCTGCTGCGCGCGCTGAGCGGCCCGCTCGGGGGCGGGCGCGTCCACGTGGTGGCGCATTCCATGGGCACGCTCATCACCCTGGAGACGCTGCGCATGCTGCGCGCCGATGCCGGCGAGGCCGCGATTGGCCGGATCGGCGCCGTGGTCCTGGCCGCGCCCGACATCGACATCGACCTCTTCACCAAGGGCGTCGAGCGGCTCGGCCCGGACGCGGCCAGGATCACGGTGATCTCCTCCACGCACGACCGGGCGCTCGCGGTCTCGGGCAGCCTCGCGGGCGGCGTGCCGCGGGCGGGCGCGGTGGACCGGGCGCGGCTCGAAGCCCTCGGCGTGCGGGTGGCCGACGCCTCGGATTACGGCGGCGGCCTCATCAACCACGACCTGTTCCTGTCGAATCCCGAGGTGCAGCAGGTCGTCAAGCGCGCGGTGGCACGGGCGGGGTCGGCGGCCTGA
- the meaB gene encoding methylmalonyl Co-A mutase-associated GTPase MeaB — MTRVPAPDLDQLLKGNRAALARAITLAESKRADHRAAARDLLDAALPHTGRAVRVGITGVPGVGKSTTIDALGANLTAQGHRVAVLAVDPSSTRTGGSILGDKTRMARLAVDPNAYIRPSPSSGTLGGVAAKTRETMLLCEAAGFDVILVETVGVGQSETAVADLTDFFLVLMLPGAGDELQGIKKGILELADMIAVNKADGEEGMRRARAAAAEYRAALHILTPASATWTPPVVTISGLANQGLDGLWAAILDHRAKMTASGELAARRRAQDVKWMWAMVHERLHQRLVGSAEVRARTAEAERAVAAGERSAAAGADLIAAMIGL; from the coding sequence ATGACGCGCGTGCCGGCTCCCGACCTCGACCAACTCCTCAAGGGCAACCGGGCCGCGCTCGCCCGGGCCATCACGCTCGCCGAATCGAAGCGCGCGGATCACCGCGCCGCCGCCCGCGACCTCCTCGACGCGGCCCTGCCCCATACCGGCCGGGCCGTGCGGGTCGGCATCACCGGCGTGCCGGGGGTCGGCAAGTCCACCACCATCGACGCGCTCGGCGCCAACCTCACGGCGCAGGGCCACCGGGTCGCGGTGCTCGCGGTCGACCCGAGTTCGACCCGCACCGGCGGCTCGATCCTCGGCGACAAGACCCGCATGGCGCGGCTCGCGGTCGATCCGAACGCCTATATCCGGCCCTCGCCCTCGTCCGGGACGCTCGGGGGCGTCGCCGCCAAGACCCGCGAGACGATGCTGCTCTGCGAGGCGGCGGGCTTCGACGTGATCCTGGTCGAGACGGTCGGGGTCGGCCAGTCGGAGACGGCGGTGGCCGACCTCACCGACTTCTTCCTGGTGCTGATGCTGCCGGGGGCGGGCGACGAGCTGCAGGGCATCAAGAAGGGCATCCTCGAACTCGCCGACATGATCGCGGTCAACAAGGCGGACGGCGAGGAGGGGATGCGCCGGGCCAGGGCCGCGGCGGCGGAGTACCGGGCGGCGCTCCACATCCTGACGCCCGCGAGCGCCACCTGGACGCCCCCCGTGGTGACGATCTCCGGGCTCGCCAATCAGGGCCTCGACGGGCTCTGGGCCGCGATCCTCGACCACCGCGCCAAGATGACGGCCTCCGGCGAACTCGCGGCGCGGCGGCGGGCGCAGGACGTGAAGTGGATGTGGGCGATGGTGCACGAGCGCCTGCACCAGCGCCTCGTCGGCAGCGCGGAGGTGCGGGCGCGGACGGCCGAGGCCGAGCGGGCCGTGGCGGCGGGGGAGCGCTCGGCCGCCGCGGGGGCGGACCTCATCGCCGCGATGATCGGCTTGTGA
- a CDS encoding histidine phosphatase family protein, producing the protein MTTTFFLVRHAAHGHLDRTLCGRMPGIRLGEEGRAQARALALRLTPERLDAVYASPLERAQETAAPIAAAAGLGVDTLPGLNEIDFGEWSGRSFEDLHGDPRWTYWNTARHVTRPPGGETVLEAQARAVGTLEALRARHGEARLALVSHADVIKLVLAYALGLAPDAMGRFEVSPASVSAVILGEWGAKVERINERVAA; encoded by the coding sequence ATGACGACCACGTTCTTCCTCGTGCGGCACGCCGCGCACGGCCATCTCGACCGCACGCTGTGCGGGCGAATGCCGGGCATCCGCCTGGGCGAGGAGGGGCGGGCGCAGGCGCGGGCCCTGGCGCTGCGGCTCACGCCGGAGCGGCTCGACGCCGTCTATGCCAGCCCGCTCGAACGCGCCCAGGAGACCGCCGCGCCGATCGCCGCGGCGGCGGGCCTCGGCGTGGACACGCTGCCGGGGCTGAACGAGATCGATTTCGGCGAGTGGTCCGGCCGCAGCTTCGAGGACTTGCACGGCGATCCGCGCTGGACCTACTGGAACACCGCCCGGCACGTCACCCGGCCCCCCGGCGGCGAGACGGTCCTGGAGGCGCAGGCCCGGGCCGTCGGCACCCTGGAGGCGCTGCGCGCGCGCCACGGCGAGGCGCGCCTCGCCCTCGTCAGCCACGCCGACGTCATCAAGCTCGTCCTCGCCTACGCGCTCGGCCTCGCCCCGGACGCGATGGGACGGTTCGAGGTCAGTCCCGCCTCGGTCAGCGCCGTCATCCTGGGGGAATGGGGCGCCAAGGTCGAGCGCATCAACGAGAGGGTTGCGGCATGA
- a CDS encoding TIGR04290 family methyltransferase — protein MSRLDDLRDRAASLGPWFHNIEIAPGLFTAPDHFLGDYPTVKWRGFAHAIPADLTGKSVLDIGCNGGFYAIEMKRRGAARVLGLDEDPDYLAQARFAAEALGAEIEFREGSVYDVAALGERFDLVLFMGVLYHLRHPLLALDLIHAHAAADMLVFQSMQRGARTVAEVAPDYDFFEMEHFDRPDYPKLHFIERSYAGDPTNWWAPNRACTEAMLRAAGFAIESHPEEEVYVCRRVEAPPFAGPVYPARPGR, from the coding sequence ATGAGCCGGCTCGACGACCTGCGCGACCGGGCCGCGTCGCTCGGCCCCTGGTTCCACAACATCGAGATCGCGCCGGGCCTGTTCACGGCGCCCGACCACTTCCTCGGCGACTACCCGACCGTGAAGTGGCGCGGCTTCGCGCACGCGATCCCCGCCGACCTCACCGGCAAGAGCGTGCTCGACATCGGCTGCAATGGCGGCTTCTACGCGATCGAGATGAAGCGCCGGGGCGCCGCCCGCGTGCTCGGCCTCGACGAGGATCCCGACTACCTCGCCCAGGCCCGCTTCGCCGCCGAGGCCCTCGGGGCGGAGATCGAGTTCCGCGAGGGCTCCGTCTACGACGTGGCGGCGCTCGGCGAGCGCTTCGACCTCGTCCTGTTCATGGGCGTGCTCTACCACCTGCGCCACCCGCTCCTCGCCCTCGACCTGATCCACGCCCACGCGGCGGCGGACATGCTGGTGTTCCAGTCGATGCAGCGCGGCGCCAGGACCGTGGCGGAGGTCGCGCCGGACTACGACTTCTTCGAGATGGAGCATTTCGACCGGCCGGACTACCCGAAGCTGCACTTCATCGAGCGCTCCTACGCGGGCGACCCGACCAACTGGTGGGCGCCCAACCGCGCCTGCACGGAGGCGATGCTGCGCGCGGCCGGCTTCGCCATCGAGAGCCATCCGGAGGAGGAGGTCTATGTCTGCCGCCGGGTGGAGGCGCCCCCCTTCGCGGGGCCGGTCTACCCGGCGCGGCCGGGGCGGTAG
- the ureG gene encoding urease accessory protein UreG, producing MTTPHHGPLRVGIGGPVGSGKTALMEGLCKALRGRFDLCAITNDIYTKEDARLLTVAGALPEERIMGVETGGCPHTAIREDASINLAAVAEMRRRFPSLDLILIESGGDNLAATFSPELADLTLYVIDVAGGEKIPRKGGPGITRSDLLVINKTDLAPLVGADLAVMEADTQRMRGGRPYVFTSLRRGDGVEAVARFVIEAGGL from the coding sequence ATGACGACACCTCACCACGGCCCCCTGCGGGTCGGCATCGGCGGCCCGGTCGGGTCGGGCAAGACGGCCCTGATGGAGGGTCTCTGCAAGGCCCTGCGCGGCCGCTTCGACCTCTGCGCCATCACCAACGACATCTACACCAAGGAGGATGCGCGGCTGCTCACCGTGGCGGGCGCGCTCCCCGAGGAGCGGATCATGGGCGTCGAGACCGGCGGCTGCCCGCACACGGCGATCCGCGAGGACGCCTCGATCAACCTCGCGGCGGTGGCCGAGATGCGCCGCCGCTTCCCCTCCCTCGACCTCATCCTGATCGAGTCGGGCGGCGACAACCTCGCGGCGACGTTCTCGCCCGAACTCGCCGACCTGACGCTCTACGTCATCGACGTGGCGGGCGGCGAGAAGATCCCGCGCAAGGGCGGTCCCGGCATCACGCGCTCGGACCTCCTCGTCATCAACAAGACCGACCTCGCGCCCCTGGTCGGCGCCGACCTCGCGGTGATGGAGGCCGACACGCAGCGCATGCGCGGCGGGCGCCCCTACGTCTTCACCAGCCTGCGCCGGGGCGACGGCGTCGAGGCCGTCGCCCGGTTCGTGATCGAGGCGGGCGGGCTCTAG
- a CDS encoding GTP-binding protein: MLSGFLGAGKTTLLNHVLNNREGRRVAVIVNDMSEVNIDADLVRAASGLSRTEETQVEMTNGCICCTLREDLLREVRRLAEEGRFDYLLIESTGIAEPLPVASTFSFRDEAGASLSDVARLDTMVTVVDAVNLLRDYGSHEFLRERGDAAGPEDARTLVDLLVEQIEFADVVVVNKAEDVGDAQLTQVLAVIRGLNADARILTAAHGRVPLDAVLDTGAFSEERAERHALWFRQLHAPETHTPETEEYGIGSFVYRARRPFHPEAFDRFLRRTWPGLIRAKGHFWLATRPDLVGEFSLAGAIVRTGLMGRWWAAIPRRHWPDHPEWRRLLNRHWSAVWGDRRQELVIIGMGLDEAAIRADLDACLVGPVGVTRFRPQLYRDLPDPFPAWDTAA, from the coding sequence GTGCTGTCCGGCTTCCTCGGCGCGGGCAAGACCACGCTCCTCAACCACGTGCTGAACAACCGGGAGGGCCGGCGCGTCGCCGTGATCGTCAACGACATGAGCGAGGTGAACATCGACGCCGATCTCGTGCGCGCCGCTTCCGGCCTGTCGCGGACCGAGGAGACGCAGGTCGAGATGACGAACGGCTGCATCTGCTGCACCCTGCGCGAGGACCTGCTGCGGGAGGTGCGCCGCCTCGCCGAGGAGGGTCGCTTCGACTACCTGCTGATCGAGAGCACCGGGATCGCCGAGCCGCTCCCCGTGGCGAGCACCTTCTCGTTCCGGGACGAGGCCGGGGCGAGCCTGTCGGACGTCGCGCGGCTCGACACGATGGTCACCGTCGTGGACGCGGTGAACCTGCTGCGCGATTACGGCTCCCACGAGTTCCTGCGCGAGCGCGGCGACGCGGCGGGGCCGGAGGACGCCCGCACCCTGGTCGATCTGCTGGTCGAGCAGATCGAGTTCGCGGACGTCGTCGTGGTGAACAAGGCCGAGGACGTCGGCGACGCGCAGCTGACGCAGGTGCTCGCGGTGATCCGCGGGCTCAACGCCGATGCGAGGATCCTCACCGCCGCCCACGGCCGCGTGCCGCTGGACGCTGTCCTCGACACCGGCGCGTTCAGCGAGGAGCGGGCGGAGCGCCACGCCCTCTGGTTCCGGCAGCTCCACGCGCCGGAGACCCACACCCCGGAGACCGAGGAATACGGCATCGGCTCCTTCGTCTACCGGGCGCGCCGGCCGTTTCATCCGGAGGCCTTCGACCGTTTCCTGCGGCGGACCTGGCCGGGGCTGATCCGCGCCAAGGGCCATTTCTGGCTCGCCACGCGACCGGACCTCGTGGGGGAGTTCTCGCTCGCCGGGGCGATCGTCCGCACCGGGCTGATGGGCCGCTGGTGGGCGGCGATCCCGCGCCGGCACTGGCCGGACCACCCCGAGTGGCGCCGTCTCTTGAACCGGCACTGGAGCGCCGTCTGGGGCGACCGGCGCCAGGAGCTCGTCATCATCGGCATGGGTCTCGACGAGGCCGCGATCCGGGCGGATCTCGACGCCTGCCTTGTCGGACCGGTCGGGGTCACCCGCTTCCGGCCGCAGCTCTACCGCGACCTGCCCGATCCGTTCCCGGCCTGGGACACGGCCGCCTGA
- a CDS encoding urease accessory protein UreF, whose amino-acid sequence MDEADPGEAEAAQAEAAQDGAAQDGAARDALLLLSWLSPGYPVGAYAYSHGLEWAAEAGDVRDEASLGAWLADVLSHGAARNDAILAAHAHGAGLAGDPRAAEALNDLALALAPSRELHLETSQQGRSFLDATVAAWPAPGLEALATRLPGPVAYPVAVGLAAGAHRIARRSLVTGYLSAFLQNQVSAALRLAPVGQSAGTRVVAALSPLVAALAAEAEGAPLDALGAATLRLDLGSFRHETQYSRIFRS is encoded by the coding sequence ATGGATGAGGCGGACCCGGGCGAGGCCGAGGCGGCCCAGGCTGAGGCGGCCCAGGACGGGGCCGCCCAGGACGGGGCCGCCCGCGACGCGCTGCTGCTGCTGTCCTGGCTCTCGCCCGGCTATCCGGTCGGCGCCTACGCCTATTCGCACGGCCTCGAATGGGCGGCGGAGGCGGGCGACGTGCGCGACGAGGCGAGCCTCGGCGCATGGCTCGCCGATGTGCTGAGCCACGGGGCCGCCCGCAACGACGCGATCCTGGCGGCGCACGCGCACGGGGCGGGCCTCGCGGGCGATCCGCGGGCGGCCGAGGCCCTGAACGACCTCGCGCTCGCGCTGGCGCCCTCGCGCGAGCTGCACCTGGAAACCAGCCAGCAGGGCCGCTCCTTCCTCGACGCCACCGTGGCGGCCTGGCCGGCGCCTGGGCTGGAGGCGCTCGCCACCCGCCTGCCGGGCCCGGTCGCCTACCCGGTCGCGGTCGGGCTCGCGGCCGGGGCGCACCGGATCGCCCGGCGCAGCCTCGTCACCGGCTACCTGTCGGCCTTCCTGCAGAACCAGGTCTCGGCGGCGTTGCGGCTGGCGCCGGTCGGCCAGAGCGCCGGCACCCGGGTCGTCGCGGCCCTGAGCCCCCTGGTCGCGGCCCTGGCGGCGGAGGCCGAGGGGGCGCCCCTCGACGCGCTCGGCGCCGCGACCCTGCGCCTCGACCTCGGCAGCTTCCGGCACGAGACGCAGTACAGCCGCATCTTCCGCTCGTGA
- a CDS encoding urease accessory protein UreE has translation MKPRVPPHLPPRATRVVRRDALCSGEIVDRIVLDHGERHRRRVALRGLGGLAFLLDLPEATVLEDGDALRLEDGRLVWVEAAPERLLEIRGASPRALARLIWHIGNRHIPAEIGEDAVFIAEDHVLAAMVEGLGGTATPVVRPFRPEGGAYAGGHSHGHPHDHAHG, from the coding sequence ATGAAGCCCCGTGTCCCACCCCACCTCCCTCCCCGCGCGACCCGCGTGGTGCGCCGGGACGCGCTCTGCTCCGGCGAGATCGTCGACCGCATCGTCCTCGACCACGGCGAGCGGCACCGGCGCCGCGTCGCGCTGCGCGGACTCGGCGGCCTCGCCTTCCTGCTCGACCTCCCCGAGGCGACCGTGCTGGAGGACGGCGACGCGCTGCGCCTGGAGGACGGGCGGCTGGTCTGGGTCGAGGCGGCGCCGGAGCGGCTCCTCGAGATCCGGGGCGCCTCGCCCCGCGCCCTCGCGCGCCTGATCTGGCACATCGGCAACCGGCACATCCCGGCCGAGATCGGCGAGGACGCGGTGTTCATCGCCGAGGATCACGTACTGGCCGCCATGGTCGAGGGCCTCGGCGGCACCGCGACCCCGGTGGTGCGGCCGTTCCGGCCCGAGGGCGGCGCCTATGCGGGGGGCCACTCCCACGGCCACCCTCACGACCACGCCCATGGATGA
- a CDS encoding D-amino acid dehydrogenase, producing the protein MRVLVLGGGVVGVTSAYYLARAGHEVTVLDRQPGAGLETSFANAGQVSPGYSAPWAAPGIPLKAMKWLMMRHRPLVLWPQLEPRLYGWLARMLANCTQEAYQRNKGRMVRLAEFSRDALRDLRGETGIAYDHREKGTLQLFRTRKQLDHVGDDTRVLDAYGVAYEVLDPEGCIAAEPALARVRDTFVGGLRLPGDETGDAHLFTQRLAALCADRGVRFRFGVAVARLHHEAGRVTGVETATGEVLRAEAYVAAMGSYTPALLRPLGLSLPVYPVKGYSLTLPVTDEGSAPVSTVMDETYKVAITRLGDRIRVGGTAELAGFSQALRGPRRATLERSLTDLFPAGGDLSRATFWTGLRPMTPDGTPIVGATAYGNLYTNTGHGTLGWTMACGSGRMLADLITGRHPEIAHEDFAERRYRRAA; encoded by the coding sequence ATGCGCGTTCTCGTCCTGGGTGGCGGCGTTGTGGGTGTGACCTCGGCCTATTACCTCGCCCGGGCCGGGCACGAGGTCACGGTGCTCGACCGCCAGCCCGGCGCGGGGCTGGAGACCAGCTTTGCCAATGCGGGCCAGGTCTCGCCCGGCTACTCGGCCCCCTGGGCGGCCCCCGGCATCCCGCTCAAGGCCATGAAGTGGCTGATGATGCGCCACCGGCCGCTGGTGCTCTGGCCGCAGCTCGAGCCGCGCCTCTACGGCTGGCTCGCCCGGATGCTCGCCAATTGCACGCAGGAGGCCTATCAGCGCAACAAGGGCCGCATGGTCCGCCTCGCCGAGTTCAGCCGCGACGCCCTTCGCGACCTGCGCGGGGAGACCGGCATCGCCTACGACCACCGCGAGAAGGGCACGCTCCAGCTCTTCCGCACCCGCAAGCAGCTCGACCATGTCGGCGACGACACCCGCGTCCTCGACGCCTACGGGGTCGCCTACGAGGTGCTGGATCCGGAGGGCTGCATCGCCGCCGAGCCCGCGCTCGCGCGGGTGAGGGACACGTTCGTCGGGGGTCTGCGCCTGCCCGGCGACGAGACCGGCGACGCGCACCTCTTCACGCAGCGCCTCGCCGCCCTCTGCGCGGACCGCGGCGTGCGCTTCCGCTTCGGGGTCGCGGTGGCGCGGCTGCACCACGAGGCCGGGCGCGTCACCGGCGTCGAGACCGCCACCGGCGAGGTGCTGCGGGCGGAGGCCTACGTGGCCGCCATGGGCAGCTACACGCCCGCGCTCCTGCGCCCCCTCGGCCTGTCGCTGCCGGTCTATCCGGTCAAGGGCTACTCGCTCACCCTGCCGGTGACGGACGAGGGCTCGGCCCCGGTCTCGACCGTCATGGACGAGACCTACAAGGTCGCGATCACGCGGCTCGGCGACCGGATCCGGGTCGGCGGCACGGCGGAACTGGCGGGGTTCAGCCAGGCGCTGCGGGGGCCCCGCCGCGCGACCCTGGAGCGCTCGCTGACGGACCTGTTCCCGGCGGGCGGCGACCTCTCCCGGGCGACGTTCTGGACGGGCCTGCGCCCGATGACCCCGGACGGGACCCCGATCGTCGGCGCCACGGCCTACGGGAATCTCTACACCAATACGGGGCACGGGACGCTCGGCTGGACCATGGCCTGCGGCTCGGGCCGGATGCTCGCCGACCTGATCACGGGCCGCCACCCGGAGATCGCGCACGAGGATTTCGCGGAGCGGCGCTACCGCCGGGCGGCCTGA
- a CDS encoding Lrp/AsnC family transcriptional regulator, with protein MVRDEVDARILRVLRGDGRISNADLAASVGLSPSATLRRLRLLERSGVIRGYTALIDEPDAAAPLVVLTQITLDRQTEEFLNRFEAAVRRCPEVRECYLMTGLADYLMRIEVRDAGDYERLHKEVLSRLPGVARIQSSFAIRTVVRGPR; from the coding sequence ATGGTGCGGGACGAGGTCGATGCGCGCATCCTGCGCGTCCTGCGCGGCGACGGCCGCATCAGCAACGCGGACCTCGCCGCCTCGGTCGGGCTGTCGCCCTCCGCCACGCTGCGGCGGCTGCGGCTCCTGGAGCGCAGCGGCGTCATCCGCGGCTACACGGCGCTGATCGACGAGCCGGACGCCGCCGCGCCGCTCGTGGTGCTGACGCAGATCACCCTCGACCGGCAGACGGAGGAGTTCCTCAACCGCTTCGAGGCGGCGGTGCGCCGCTGCCCGGAGGTGCGCGAGTGCTACCTGATGACGGGCCTCGCCGATTACCTGATGCGGATCGAGGTGCGGGACGCGGGCGATTACGAGCGCCTGCACAAGGAGGTGCTCTCCCGCCTGCCCGGCGTCGCGCGCATCCAGTCGAGCTTCGCGATCCGCACGGTGGTCCGCGGCCCGCGCTGA